A region from the Ctenopharyngodon idella isolate HZGC_01 chromosome 13, HZGC01, whole genome shotgun sequence genome encodes:
- the LOC127524541 gene encoding phenazine biosynthesis-like domain-containing protein, producing MEIPIFIVDAFTNVPFKGNPAAVCLIENELQDNLYQSIAAEMNLSETAFITKRNSMDFSSGARFGLRWFSPKSEVPLCGHATLASAAVLFYLKKNVNPVVVFETMSGELHVRQHEESLIMDFPLNKPKPQVQHEIKDLLKAAVGDLPIQDVCYSPTTKKLMIRLADTCNRSELTSLRPETETLLRNETTGKIKSLIITLKETQTTQTGYDFYSRVFAPWVGVPEDPVTGSAHTVLAGYWSEKLEKKKMMAYQCSSRGGEVKLEIRDDDRLDIIGQAQIILQGTLKI from the exons ATGGAAATTCCAATATTtattgttgatgcttttaccaATGTACCTTTCAAAGGTAATCCTGCTGCAGTATGTCTTATAGAGAAC GAGCTGCAAGACAATCTTTACCAAAGCATTGCTGCTGAGATGAATTTATCAGAGACTGCTTTCATCACAAAACGAAATTCTATGGATTTTTCCTCAG GTGCAAGGTTTGGGTTACGCTGGTTTTCCCCCAAAAGTGAGGTTCCACTATGTGGACATGCAACACTGGCCTCAGCAGCAGTGCTATTTTACCTTAAAA AGAATGTCAACCCTGTTGTTGTGTTTGAGACTATGAGTGGGGAGCTTCATGTGCGCCAGCATGAAGAATCTCTAATAATGGACTTCCCCTTAAACAAACCAAAGCCCCAG GTACAACATGAAATCAAGGATCTTTTGAAG GCTGCTGTTGGAGACTTACCCATTCAGGATGTGTGTTACAGTCCAACCACAAAGAAATTAATGATTCGTCTAGCTGACACATGCAACAG GTCTGAACTTACATCTTTGAGGCCAGAGACAGAGACTCTTCTGAGAAATGAGACCACTGGTAAGATTAAAAGTCTCATCATTACATTGAAAGAAACACAGACCACTCAGACTGGATATGACTTCTACTCCCGTGTCTTTGCACCCTGGGTTGGTGTCCCTGAAGATCCAGTCACTG GGTCTGCACATACAGTCCTTGCTGGATATTGGTCTGAGAAGctggagaaaaagaaaatgatgg CTTACCAGTGTTCCAGTCGTGGTGGTGAGGTAAAGCTGGAGATAAGAGATGACGATCGATTGGACATCATTGGTCAGGCGCAGATCATTCTTCAGGGAACTCTTAAAATCTAG
- the LOC127524540 gene encoding phenazine biosynthesis-like domain-containing protein isoform X2, translating into MNLSDTAFITKRNSMDFSSGARFGLRWFTPKSEVSLCGHATLASAAVLFYLKKNVNPVLVFETMSGELHVCQHEESLIMDFPLNKPKPQKQHEIKNLLKAVVGDLAIQDVCYCPTTKYLMIRLADTCDRSELTSLRPEAEALLKNESTGKIKGVTVTMKGFPNAQPGYDFYSRFFAPWYGVLEDPVCGSAHTVLAGYWSEKLNKKKMLAYQCSSRGGELELELRDDGRLNISGRAQIILQGTLKI; encoded by the exons ATGAATTTATCAGACACTGCCTTCATCACAAAACGAAATTCTATGGATTTTTCCTCAG GTGCAAGGTTTGGGTTACGGTGGTTTACCCCCAAAAGTGAGGTTTCACTATGTGGACATGCAACACTGGCCTCAGCAGCAGTGCTATTTTACCTTAAAA AGAATGTCAACCCCGTTTTGGTGTTTGAGACTATGAGTGGGGAGCTTCATGTGTGCCAGCATGAAGAATCTCTAATAATGGACTTCCCCTTAAACAAACCAAAGCCCCAG aAACAACATGAAATCAAGAATCTCTTGAAA GCTGTTGTTGGAGACTTAGCCATTCAGGATGTGTGCTACTGTCCAACAACAAAGTACCTGATGATTCGTCTAGCTGACACATGTGACAG ATCTGAACTTACATCTTTGAGGCCTGAAGCAGAAGCTCTACTGAAAAACGAATCTACTGGGAAGATTAAAGGCGTCACTGTTACAATGAAAGGATTTCCAAACGCACAGCCTGGATATGACTTCTATTCCCGTTTCTTTGCCCCTTGGTATGGGGTCCTTGAAGATCCAGTCTGTG ggtCTGCACACACGGTTCTTGCTGGCTACTGGTCTGAAAagctgaataaaaagaaaatgttgg CCTACCAGTGCTCCAGTCGTGGAGGTGAACTGGAGCTGGAGCTGAGGGATGATGGTCGACTCAACATCAGCGGTCGGGCGCAGATCATTCTTCAGGGAACTCTTAAAATCTAG
- the LOC127524540 gene encoding phenazine biosynthesis-like domain-containing protein isoform X1, with protein sequence MEIPIFTVDAFTNVPFKGNPAAVCLLENELKDDLYQSIAAEMNLSDTAFITKRNSMDFSSGARFGLRWFTPKSEVSLCGHATLASAAVLFYLKKNVNPVLVFETMSGELHVCQHEESLIMDFPLNKPKPQKQHEIKNLLKAVVGDLAIQDVCYCPTTKYLMIRLADTCDRSELTSLRPEAEALLKNESTGKIKGVTVTMKGFPNAQPGYDFYSRFFAPWYGVLEDPVCGSAHTVLAGYWSEKLNKKKMLAYQCSSRGGELELELRDDGRLNISGRAQIILQGTLKI encoded by the exons ATGGAAATTCCAATATTTACTGTTGATGCTTTTACCAATGTACCTTTCAAAGGTAATCCTGCTGCAGTATGTCTTCTAGAGAAC GAGCTGAAAGACGATCTTTATCAAAGCATTGCTGCTGAGATGAATTTATCAGACACTGCCTTCATCACAAAACGAAATTCTATGGATTTTTCCTCAG GTGCAAGGTTTGGGTTACGGTGGTTTACCCCCAAAAGTGAGGTTTCACTATGTGGACATGCAACACTGGCCTCAGCAGCAGTGCTATTTTACCTTAAAA AGAATGTCAACCCCGTTTTGGTGTTTGAGACTATGAGTGGGGAGCTTCATGTGTGCCAGCATGAAGAATCTCTAATAATGGACTTCCCCTTAAACAAACCAAAGCCCCAG aAACAACATGAAATCAAGAATCTCTTGAAA GCTGTTGTTGGAGACTTAGCCATTCAGGATGTGTGCTACTGTCCAACAACAAAGTACCTGATGATTCGTCTAGCTGACACATGTGACAG ATCTGAACTTACATCTTTGAGGCCTGAAGCAGAAGCTCTACTGAAAAACGAATCTACTGGGAAGATTAAAGGCGTCACTGTTACAATGAAAGGATTTCCAAACGCACAGCCTGGATATGACTTCTATTCCCGTTTCTTTGCCCCTTGGTATGGGGTCCTTGAAGATCCAGTCTGTG ggtCTGCACACACGGTTCTTGCTGGCTACTGGTCTGAAAagctgaataaaaagaaaatgttgg CCTACCAGTGCTCCAGTCGTGGAGGTGAACTGGAGCTGGAGCTGAGGGATGATGGTCGACTCAACATCAGCGGTCGGGCGCAGATCATTCTTCAGGGAACTCTTAAAATCTAG